In Candidatus Buchananbacteria bacterium CG10_big_fil_rev_8_21_14_0_10_42_9, a single genomic region encodes these proteins:
- a CDS encoding NAD-dependent DNA ligase LigA, with amino-acid sequence NLDEVFTFFKKIENERKKLPFMIDGIVVQVDQNDLKEKMGVAGKAKRGMIALKFPAEQVTTVVQNVIFSLGRTGTITPIAELKPVVIAGTRVKHASLHNFDEIERLGLRVGDTVIIEKAGDIIPKVVQVLPKLRTGKEKKISPPKKCPICGSPVVKKPGEVAWQCSNRQCFSIEREKVIHFVSKSAFDIDGLGPKIVEQLIEEGLVKDPADIFTLQEDDLAPLERFAEKSAKNLVSAIAARKKISLARFLVALGIRHVGEETANDLATHFTNLEKLQAASGEELEAQEDIGPIVAQSISSWFRDTRNIALLKKLKHAGVTVEAVSRKVHETALTGKTVVLTGSLDSITRDEAKQMVRAAGGTAAGSVSAKTDLVVAGENPGSKYDKAKRLGVKIIDEKEFIKLTK; translated from the coding sequence AAATTTAGATGAAGTTTTTACATTCTTTAAAAAAATTGAAAATGAGCGCAAAAAGCTACCCTTCATGATTGACGGTATAGTTGTGCAAGTTGACCAAAACGATCTCAAAGAAAAGATGGGGGTTGCCGGTAAGGCTAAGCGCGGTATGATTGCTTTAAAATTTCCGGCTGAACAAGTCACTACTGTTGTGCAAAATGTTATTTTTAGTTTAGGCCGCACCGGCACCATCACACCGATAGCAGAATTGAAACCTGTCGTCATTGCCGGTACGCGGGTAAAGCACGCTAGTTTGCATAATTTTGATGAAATTGAACGTCTTGGGCTGCGCGTTGGCGATACAGTCATAATTGAGAAGGCGGGAGACATTATTCCTAAGGTGGTTCAAGTGTTGCCGAAACTTAGGACCGGAAAAGAGAAAAAAATTAGCCCGCCTAAAAAATGTCCAATTTGCGGCAGTCCAGTAGTAAAAAAACCAGGCGAAGTGGCTTGGCAATGTTCAAATCGCCAATGTTTTTCCATTGAGCGCGAAAAAGTTATTCATTTTGTATCTAAGTCGGCTTTTGACATTGATGGTTTAGGGCCAAAAATTGTTGAGCAGTTAATTGAAGAAGGTTTGGTAAAAGATCCAGCGGATATTTTTACCTTGCAAGAAGATGACCTAGCGCCACTTGAACGCTTTGCCGAAAAATCAGCCAAAAATCTAGTCAGCGCGATTGCCGCTAGAAAAAAAATAAGCCTCGCGCGATTTTTAGTCGCTTTGGGCATTCGCCATGTCGGTGAAGAAACAGCGAACGATTTAGCGACACATTTTACCAATTTGGAAAAATTACAAGCGGCTAGTGGTGAAGAGCTAGAAGCGCAAGAAGACATTGGCCCAATTGTGGCGCAAAGTATTAGTAGTTGGTTTCGTGATACGCGTAATATTGCATTACTAAAAAAATTAAAACACGCTGGCGTAACCGTTGAAGCCGTCAGCCGAAAAGTACATGAGACAGCGCTGACCGGCAAGACAGTGGTTTTAACCGGTAGCTTGGATTCAATTACTCGCGACGAAGCTAAACAAATGGTTCGTGCAGCCGGTGGTACTGCCGCCGGCTCGGTTTCCGCTAAAACTGATTTAGTTGTAGCCGGCGAAAATCCTGGCTCCAAGTATGATAAAGCTAAAAGGCTTGGCGTTAAAATTATTGATGAAAAAGAATTTATAAAACTTACCAAGTAA